One Actinomycetes bacterium genomic window, GAGGTCACCATCGCCGTGACCGAAGCGGAGGGCGTGCCGCCCAAGGAAGTGCTGCTGGTGGAGCCGGGCACGGTGCCCAAGACCTCTTCGGGTAAGCTCCAGCGTTCGGCCGCGAGGGCGAGTCACAAGGCGGAGACTCTCAGCCTCCTCGAAGGCTGAGCGCCCACGCCGGCTGGTTCAGTCGGCGGAAGCTGACCGAAGGCCGTCCATGACCGGACCCCATGTCTCGGGGTCTGTCACCACCGGTGCATAGAACATGATGCGGTCGATCACATCGCCGTAGCGCGGGTTGAGGCCGCCGGCCGCGCGCGAGGGCGCGGCGACCACTGCGAACGTGTTGAGCACCTCG contains:
- a CDS encoding LLM class F420-dependent oxidoreductase, encoding EVLNTFAVVAAPSRAAGGLNPRYGDVIDRIMFYAPVVTDPETWGPVMDGLRSASAD